In the genome of Flavobacterium panacagri, one region contains:
- a CDS encoding RagB/SusD family nutrient uptake outer membrane protein, with product MKLKNILITGSLCFLTLFSCTDIDENVYDKYPAEDFYGTPEGADIALASVYAQVPGEFMRDNASGVGYAGADNGWYDMNCMSSDEQVIPHRNTGDWQMDFARLHKHEWLPTDFIINNTWNWLYKSIFSANLAVNLLEKSNAEASKIAEAKTLRAFFYYLLIDDYGDVPFFTDNNITVDKIPQSSRKEVYDFIVKELTENVELLSGTRGGNYYGRFNKWAGYTLLAKVYLNAEVYTGTPKWNEALAACNKVADGGFTLHSGAADASNPLGSKYYELFGDVLPEDETILPIYATLDIVSRNVYAVRSLYGAHAQSLFGFSGWNGTIVPKDFFLKYDANDIRRKQFLFGEQPGGFNYTLDVASLDNPGADPQAGVRNVKFYPVAPRTGGGASNDFPIFRYADVILMMAECNARLGNAAAAKPFIDQIRVRAGLNALDHNPTLEDIYNERGFELNWEGHRRQDMIRFDKFLLANEFRPASPAFRKLFPIPTSALDANRGLKQNPGY from the coding sequence ATGAAACTTAAAAATATATTGATAACAGGAAGCTTATGTTTCCTGACACTTTTTAGCTGTACAGATATAGACGAAAATGTGTATGATAAATATCCTGCAGAAGATTTTTACGGAACTCCAGAAGGAGCTGATATTGCACTGGCAAGTGTATATGCTCAAGTTCCTGGAGAATTTATGAGAGATAATGCTTCTGGTGTTGGTTATGCTGGCGCAGATAACGGATGGTACGACATGAACTGTATGTCTTCTGATGAGCAGGTTATTCCGCACAGAAATACTGGTGACTGGCAGATGGATTTTGCTCGTCTGCATAAACACGAATGGCTGCCTACAGACTTCATTATCAACAATACTTGGAACTGGCTTTACAAATCAATTTTCAGTGCTAATCTAGCTGTTAATTTATTAGAAAAATCAAATGCTGAGGCTTCAAAAATTGCTGAAGCTAAAACATTGAGAGCTTTCTTTTATTATTTATTAATTGATGATTATGGAGATGTTCCTTTCTTTACTGATAATAATATTACTGTTGATAAAATTCCACAGTCAAGCCGTAAGGAAGTTTATGATTTTATAGTAAAAGAATTAACGGAAAACGTTGAATTATTGTCTGGTACAAGAGGAGGAAATTACTATGGTAGATTCAATAAATGGGCAGGATATACTTTGCTGGCAAAAGTCTATCTAAATGCAGAAGTGTATACAGGAACTCCAAAATGGAATGAAGCTTTAGCAGCTTGTAATAAAGTCGCTGACGGAGGATTTACACTTCATTCAGGGGCTGCAGATGCTTCAAATCCTTTGGGAAGCAAATATTATGAATTGTTTGGAGACGTACTTCCTGAGGACGAAACTATTCTTCCAATCTATGCAACTTTAGATATTGTTTCTCGTAACGTTTATGCTGTTCGCAGTTTGTACGGTGCTCATGCTCAATCTTTATTTGGTTTCAGCGGTTGGAATGGTACAATTGTTCCTAAAGATTTTTTCCTAAAATATGATGCAAATGATATTCGTAGAAAACAGTTTTTGTTTGGAGAACAACCAGGCGGTTTCAATTATACATTAGATGTTGCTTCATTAGACAATCCGGGAGCAGATCCGCAAGCGGGTGTTCGTAATGTGAAATTTTACCCTGTTGCACCAAGAACAGGAGGAGGTGCTTCTAATGATTTTCCGATTTTTAGATATGCCGATGTTATTTTAATGATGGCCGAATGTAATGCTCGATTAGGAAATGCAGCAGCTGCAAAACCTTTTATTGATCAAATTAGAGTACGTGCAGGATTAAATGCATTAGACCACAACCCTACTCTTGAGGATATCTATAATGAAAGAGGATTTGAACTAAACTGGGAAGGGCACAGAAGACAAGATATGATTCGCTTTGACAAATTTTTATTAGCAAATGAATTTAGACCTGCATCTCCTGCTTTCAGAAAGCTGTTCCCAATTCCTACTTCAGCTTTAGATGCTAATCGCGGATTAAAACAAAACCCTGGTTACTAA
- a CDS encoding TonB-dependent receptor, with product MKLTTLLILVAMFNIKASTYAQKTKVTLELNNSTIEKVIETIEQKTDFRFIYKLNDIDLDRTVSISVKDQSIYVVLDKLFKGTPTEFKIRDTQIILKKPELKTERIEFQKQTVSGIITDENGLPLPGASVIEEGTKNGIVTDFDGKYKLTVESSQSVIVVSFVGYKEKKVVANQSVINIQLLPDATDLQEIVVVGYGTATKRDVTGAVSSIAAKDMNQGAIVNPLQLIAGKAAGVNITQLGSEPGQGPSVRIRGISSLIGGSDPLVVVDGIQGNMDLLNQVPPSEIESYDILKDASATAIYGSRGAPGVIIVTTKKNKAGRTTMEYTGSTSLDFIPKKLDMLNADEWWAAAKSVGVPASANHGSNTDWYGLLTQTGLTQTHTLSFGGGTDKFNYRASLTAILQDGVVINSSNQKYIGRIQATQLALNDKLKLTFNLNTGINNTTSIIQSIGTAAYTSNLITNAYLVRPTDPVFNTDGTYFTDSNVFQYLNPYAAAQSVSNNAENDNIFGSLKADLDLAKGLTANWFGSWRKTNTTEGYYLPVVSTSAYAIDQNGYGNVRNRRQNEKLTNFSLNYKRTFGIHNINVLGLYEWQNQMYQGNFAQVRGFINDDATYNALQLGDLTKIRPGDIESYKNDRTLVSFLGRLNYSLLDRYLVTASIRRDGSSVFGVNNKWGNFPSASVAWQIHKEPFMQNQNLFDELKLRAGYGETGNQQGLYPQNSLSLVGSSGTTYFGGNPITNYVITQNANADLKWETKKQTNLGIDFALLNNRLRGTVDVYTSKTENLLFDYTVPQPPYPYPTIKANVGSISNKGIEVSLAYDVIKSDNSTLTLGGNVSFMKNEVLNLNGSINGVPLNTDYVPWGAANSYLVKGKPIGAFYILEHTGKNENNVETVLDRDGNGVIDQGVKSPDRYYAGSALPTYTFAFNPSYRYKNFDASLLLRGSGGNKIYNGLRSNLSRLENIGKSNVLASAVEQGIYTSPYGSDLWLEDGSFIRLENLTAGYTFRFTDKYIDTIRLSLTGNNLFLITDYSGIDPELNVSGSGRPEDNFGGDRGIYPRTRSVAFGLTVKFK from the coding sequence AACAAAAAACCGACTTCAGATTTATTTACAAATTGAATGATATCGACTTGGATCGCACCGTTTCAATTTCTGTAAAGGATCAGTCTATATATGTGGTTTTAGATAAACTTTTTAAAGGAACTCCAACCGAATTTAAAATTCGCGATACACAGATTATCCTTAAAAAACCCGAACTCAAAACAGAAAGAATTGAATTTCAAAAGCAGACTGTTTCTGGAATAATTACAGATGAAAATGGCCTGCCTCTTCCTGGAGCATCGGTTATTGAAGAAGGAACTAAAAACGGAATCGTAACCGATTTTGATGGAAAATATAAACTTACTGTCGAAAGCAGTCAATCTGTAATCGTTGTCTCTTTTGTTGGATATAAAGAGAAAAAAGTAGTGGCTAATCAAAGCGTAATTAATATTCAGCTTCTGCCAGATGCAACCGATTTACAGGAAATTGTGGTTGTAGGTTACGGTACAGCAACAAAAAGAGATGTTACTGGAGCTGTTTCTTCTATTGCAGCTAAAGATATGAATCAAGGTGCAATAGTTAATCCGTTGCAGTTAATTGCTGGAAAAGCGGCAGGTGTTAATATTACTCAATTGGGGAGCGAGCCTGGTCAAGGGCCAAGCGTTCGTATTCGTGGAATTTCATCTTTGATTGGCGGAAGTGATCCTTTGGTAGTGGTAGATGGAATTCAGGGAAATATGGACTTACTGAATCAGGTTCCGCCAAGCGAAATTGAAAGTTATGATATTCTAAAAGATGCTTCTGCGACTGCAATTTATGGTTCTCGAGGCGCGCCTGGTGTAATCATTGTGACAACTAAAAAGAATAAAGCAGGAAGAACTACAATGGAATATACAGGTTCTACTTCCTTGGATTTTATTCCGAAAAAATTAGATATGTTGAATGCTGACGAATGGTGGGCAGCAGCTAAAAGCGTGGGCGTTCCAGCATCTGCAAATCACGGTTCTAATACAGATTGGTACGGTCTTTTGACTCAAACTGGACTTACACAAACACACACTTTGTCTTTTGGCGGAGGAACTGATAAATTTAATTATAGAGCTTCTTTAACTGCTATTTTGCAAGACGGAGTTGTAATTAATTCTAGTAATCAAAAATACATCGGACGTATTCAGGCTACTCAATTGGCTTTGAATGATAAATTAAAATTGACTTTCAATTTAAATACTGGTATTAACAATACAACCAGTATTATTCAAAGTATTGGAACAGCAGCTTATACATCAAATCTGATTACAAATGCTTATTTAGTTAGACCGACAGATCCTGTTTTCAATACTGACGGCACTTATTTTACAGATTCGAATGTGTTCCAATATTTAAATCCGTATGCTGCTGCACAAAGTGTTTCCAATAATGCAGAAAATGATAACATATTCGGAAGCTTGAAAGCTGATTTAGATTTAGCTAAAGGTTTAACTGCAAACTGGTTTGGAAGCTGGAGAAAAACAAATACAACGGAAGGGTATTATCTTCCTGTAGTTTCAACAAGTGCTTATGCAATTGATCAAAATGGTTACGGAAATGTTCGAAACAGAAGACAAAATGAGAAATTAACCAACTTTAGCCTTAATTATAAAAGAACTTTTGGCATACACAATATAAACGTGTTAGGTTTATACGAATGGCAAAATCAAATGTACCAAGGAAATTTTGCACAGGTAAGAGGTTTTATTAATGATGATGCTACTTACAATGCACTTCAATTAGGTGATTTAACCAAGATTCGTCCCGGAGATATTGAATCTTATAAAAATGACAGAACTTTAGTTTCGTTTTTAGGAAGATTAAATTATTCTTTGCTAGACCGTTATTTAGTTACAGCGAGTATTCGTCGTGATGGTTCTTCGGTATTTGGAGTAAATAATAAATGGGGGAATTTCCCATCTGCATCTGTGGCATGGCAAATCCACAAAGAGCCTTTCATGCAAAACCAAAACTTGTTTGATGAGTTAAAACTTCGCGCCGGTTATGGAGAAACAGGTAATCAGCAAGGGCTTTACCCTCAAAACTCATTGTCTTTAGTTGGCAGCAGCGGTACTACTTATTTTGGAGGAAATCCAATTACAAACTATGTAATTACACAAAATGCAAATGCCGATCTAAAATGGGAAACTAAAAAACAAACCAATTTAGGTATTGATTTCGCTTTATTAAACAATAGATTAAGAGGAACTGTTGATGTGTACACTTCTAAAACAGAAAACCTTTTGTTTGATTACACAGTACCCCAACCTCCATATCCATATCCTACTATTAAAGCAAATGTTGGAAGTATTTCGAATAAAGGTATTGAGGTATCACTTGCTTATGATGTAATTAAATCAGACAACAGCACACTTACTCTTGGAGGAAATGTATCCTTTATGAAAAATGAAGTTCTTAATTTAAATGGCAGTATTAACGGCGTTCCTTTAAATACTGATTATGTTCCTTGGGGAGCTGCAAACTCTTATTTAGTTAAAGGAAAACCAATTGGCGCTTTTTACATTTTGGAACATACCGGAAAAAATGAAAATAATGTTGAAACTGTTTTGGATCGTGACGGGAATGGTGTAATTGATCAAGGTGTAAAAAGTCCAGATCGTTACTATGCTGGTTCTGCTTTACCAACTTATACTTTTGCTTTTAATCCATCATACAGATATAAAAACTTTGATGCTTCTTTACTATTAAGAGGTTCAGGAGGAAATAAAATCTACAACGGATTACGCTCAAACTTAAGCCGATTGGAAAACATAGGTAAATCGAATGTTTTGGCAAGTGCAGTAGAGCAAGGAATTTATACTTCTCCTTATGGTTCCGATTTATGGTTAGAAGACGGTTCTTTCATTCGTTTAGAAAATCTTACAGCGGGATATACTTTCCGTTTTACAGATAAATACATTGATACTATTAGACTTTCACTTACAGGAAACAACTTATTCCTAATCACGGATTATTCAGGTATTGATCCAGAATTGAACGTAAGCGGAAGTGGCAGACCTGAAGATAACTTTGGAGGTGACAGAGGAATTTATCCTCGTACAAGAAGCGTGGCGTTTGGTTTGACTGTAAAATTTAAATAG